In Fibrobacter sp. UWP2, the genomic window CGTGTTGACGCCGGAACTGGATGCCCGCGCGTTCCGCTACCTGAAGGGGGCGCTGCTGCTTTTGGTGAAGACCTTGGGCCTGCAGTTTGTGGATTGCTATGTGGAGGGAATTCGCGCCGACTACCAGATCATGGGCTACGGGGCCGCGCTCAACGGCGTGCTCAAGGGATTCCCGTACCTCGGGGCGTGGGATTTTCGCATGGACTGGACGCACGAAAGGGAACTGCATGCGCAGGGGGCGATTCTCTCGCGCCTGAACCTGTGCCGCGTTCTGGTGCTCCTTTTGATGCTCGTTTATTATGTGGGTGTGCTGCTGTTCTTGTTTTGGCGGCGTCGCGCCCGTTACTTTAAGACGGGTGAAATGCCCGAGCTGGGGTACATCCGTAAAAAGATTCTCGGCTGGATTGTGGAGGAGTGATGCCCGCTTTGACTTTGGATCGTTTGCTTGCCTCCATTGGCTTTGGCAGCCGCAAGGAAGCCCGCGCCTTGGTGCGCATGGGCCTTGTGGAACTCGATGGCCAGGTGGTTGAGGACCCCTTTATGGAGTTTGCGGAACGCCCGGCGGCAATTACCGTGAACGGCGAGGAAGTGTCCACGGTCGAAAAACTGTACGTGATGCTCCACAAGCCCGAGGACGTGGAGTGCAGCCACAACGCCCGCGACCACCAGTCGGTTTTTTCGCTGCTGCCCGACCGTTTTACCGCCATGGGAATCCAGACGGTGGGCAGGCTCGACGCCGATTCCGAAGGAATCATTTTGCTGAGCAACCAGGGCGACTTTATCCACAAAATTGAGAGCCCCAAAAAGGGCGTGCTCAAGCGCTACCGCGTGACGCTCGCCCGCCCGTTTACCGAGGCGCAAAAGGCGGAACTTTTGAAGGGCGTGATGCTCAAGGACGAACGCCGCCCGGTGCTGGCGCGCGCCATCGAGGAGGAGGCGGGCTCCGTGGTGATTACCATTGGCGAGGGGCTGTACCACCAGGTGCGCCGCATGTTTGCCGCGGTGGGGAACCACGTGGAGACTCTCACGCGCATTTCGATTGGCAATTTGGAATTGGACCCGACGCTCGGCAAGGGCGGCTGGCGTTTTTTGACAGACGCAGAAGTTGCGTCTTTTTAATTGTTGATGTACTGAAGACTGTCCATAAAAAATACCCGGCATCCTCAGATGTCGGGCTGTTCTCTATCCAAAGTTTTGTTGCGGACTAGCGGGACTCGGTGTCGGTCGGGGCATCCACCACAACCGGTTCGCTCGCCTCGGTGTCGACTTCGGCGTCGGCAAGGATGGTGTCGAAGCCGTTGATCTTGTCCTTGATGTCGTTGCTGAACTTGAAGGTGGGCACCATGCGCTCTTCGATGAGGACGGTCTCGCCGGTGCGCGGATTGCGGGCCGGGCGGGCTTTGCGCGGCTTGCAGGCGAAGGTGCCGAAACCGCGGATTTCGATGGTGTTGCCGTCGATGAGTTTTTCGCCGACGAGGCCGAGGAACTGTTCGACGACGGTTTTAATATCGTTGCGCACAAATCCAGTGGACTTGGCGATTTCTTGAATAAGATACTGTTTTGTTATATTAGGCACAATAAAAACACTGGGTTAATATTTTTCTTGATGGCTTAAATATAAGTTTAACATAGAGTTAGAGTAGGGTTCTTTTTAAAATTAAATAAATTTTTCGGGCTCTCGCTGAGGACATTTTGTGGATAAATGTGGTTTGAATGTTGAAAAATGTTGAAAGTTTAAAAAACGGGCGTATTCCCAGGCGGGTAAAGTTCAAGTTACGCGACTTGGACGTGTTCCCCAACACCATATTAAGCCCGATGGACGGGGTGACCGACGCGCCCTTCCGCAGGCTGTGCCGGGTGCTCTCGGGCGACCGCATGGGGCTCCTGGTTTCGGAGTTCGTGCCCACGGACGGCGACGCGGCGTTCCGGGTAGAAGGGCATAAGCAGCTGAAGTTCTTCCCCGAAGAGCGGCCCTTTGGGGTGCAGATTTTCGGACGCTACCCCGACCGCATGGCGGCTGCGGCCAAAAAGATTGCCGAGGAACTGCATCCGGACTACATCGAGGTGAACGCGGGCTGCCCGGCGCCCAAGGTGGCGGGCAAGGGGAGCGGCTCGGGGCTGTTGCGGGACCTGCCGCGCCTGCAGGAGATTCTGCACGACGTGCGCGCGGCGCTGGACGCCTCGGCGACGGAGGGGCATGTGAACTTGCCCCTGACCCTCAAATGTCGCATTGGCTGGGACAGCGATAGCATCAACGTGATGGAGACTTTGAAAATCGCGGAGGGCGAGGGCGTGGAGATGCTCACGGTGCACGGACGCACCCGCCTGCAGGGCTACAATGGCCTCGCCGATTGGGACTGGATTGGGAAAGTCGCTGCAGCCGCGAAGATTCCCGTAATCGGGAACGGCGACGTGAACAGCGTGGAGGTCGCCCGCGAACGGATTGAAAACTACAGTGTGTCCGGCGTGTCCATTGGCCGCGGCGCCATGCACAACCCGTGGATATTCGGGCAGATCGCCGATGCTTGGGAAGGTAAGCCTGCGCGGGTGATGACGGCGACCGAGGCGCTGGACGTGTTCCCGCTTTACTACAGGTTCAAGATGGAGGACGGGGTGACCGAACTCGGGGCGCTCGGGAGGCTCAAACAGCTTGCCGCGAGGCTATGCAAGGGGTTCTCGGAGTCGGCGATGGATATTCGGCAGACATTGCTCAGGAGCGGTACTGCCGGGGAGTTTTTCGACAACCTGGAGTCTCTAAGGGAGGGCGTTGCCCGAGACCTCGTTTTTGAGCCGGAACGCCTGGTGAACTTGAACGGCGCCAAGGAAACTGAACTCAAGTTTGGCGACCAGTTTGCAGGCCGTTGAAAGCCACGTTGAATATATATTTACAGAGTGTTTTTTTTGAGGTATGCATGATTCGAGCCATTGAGTTAATTTCCCTCGCCATTTTGGCGGCTGCCACGGTGCCCGGCTTTGCGGCACAGAACGTAATCACGGTGGACGATACCCAGCCGGGCATCGTCATCAGCAAGGACCACATGATGGGTGCGGACCTGGCGATTTGGAACCCGCCCAGCCGTTATGACGACATGAAGGACGCCTTGGTGGACGGCGGCTACAACTTTTTCCGCTTCCCCAACGGGAGCCTGAGCAACGACTACCACTGGAACGGAATCGGCAAGTACGACGAGACGGGCGTGTGGGTGGCCGACGAGACCAAGTGGGCACGCGGATTTTTGGGCGAGACGATTTATCGCGGCACGACCAAGGATAACTGGGGCTTTGTGCGTCGTAGCCACCTATCGGACGGCGACTCCTCGACCATCTGGTGGGGCGAGATCCTTGACCCGGCGGACCCTCCCTGGGTGGTGATCGAGTTCCGCGAAAAAAAGGCGCTCGACTCCATCGCGATTGACTGGGGCAAGCTGCGCCCCAAGGCGTTTGAGCTCGCCTATTGGACCGAAGATTACGCGCCGTACCCCGGTGTGCACCAGAATCTGGAGAACAAACTGAAACCGGTGGGCACGGTGAAGGTCGCGGGCTCGACTTCCAAGTACAAGTTTGCGGACGTGAGGGCGCGCTACCTGGCGGTGCGTTTCAAGACGCAGGACTTGCCGAGCGCGGGCGTGCAGATTTCGGAGATGCGTTTATATGGCGAGGGTTCGGACCTGCTCTCGGGCAATGAATACAAGTTTTTTGCGATGTCCACCAGGAAGGGGGACCGCGCACGTACCGACTGGACCGACATCAAGTGGGATTTTGAGACTTTCATGGACTACATGAAGGCTTTCCCGAATTACGGCGCGACCGAGGGCGAGGCCGCGAAACTGGCGCCTCGCGCAGTGATTTGCGTGAACGCGGGCACGGGCAACGTAAAAGAGGCGGTCGCCTGGCTCCGTTATGCGAACAAAGTAAAAAAGTACAACATCAAGAACTGGCAGATTGGCAACGAACTGGACGGCGAGTGGGAAGAGTCCGGGCCCCTTTCGGCACGGCAATACGCGACCAGGTTCCTGGAATATGCCCGTGCCCTGAAGAGCGAGGACCCGACGATACTGATACACGGTCCGCTCTTCAGCACGCACAAGATGCGTGAGAAAGGGGCCGGCCTTTTGGATGGCAACTTCTGGATGGCGGAATTCTTGCGCATTGTGGGCGAGGCCGAGAAGAAGGACGGCAAACGCTACCTGGACGTTTTGGACATGCACACCTACCCGTACTGGGCGCCCGACAACCTGAACCCTGCGGATATGCTCAAGGCGAGTCTGGACGTGGGCCACAACCTCGATACGCTCGATAGCTGGATGAAGCAGTACCTGGAAGGCGAACGCCGCATATTCCTCTCGGAGTTCAGTACCTCGGTGCAGGGAAGCCAGTGGTGGATGGACTACCCGCAGGCGGCGGGAGTCGCGAACATCTTTGCGCAATACGCGGTGCGCTTTGGAAACCGCCTGCAGGTGCTCCCCTGGGACGCCTTCGGCAGCATTTTCAAGGGCCCGGACGAAACCTGGGGCACCATCAGCATGACGGCGCTTTTGAAGGAGGGCTCGTGGAACCGCTGGAAGAGCTTGGAGCCCACCGCCGAGTACTTTGGCGTGTACATGATGTTCAAGCGCTTTTTGGAGGATGGCTTTGCCGTGGTGCCCGCGGCCTCGACTACTGAGAACGTGAAGGCGTACGCCATTAGCAAGGGCGACAGCGCCCGCGTGCTTTTGGTGAACATGACCGATGCGCCGCAGGTGGTGCAGGTGGACCGCAAGAGCGGCGCCAACGATTTGGTGCGTACCGAGGTGGACGTGTTTGGCGCGGACCAGTTCAAGTGG contains:
- a CDS encoding pseudouridine synthase, whose translation is MPALTLDRLLASIGFGSRKEARALVRMGLVELDGQVVEDPFMEFAERPAAITVNGEEVSTVEKLYVMLHKPEDVECSHNARDHQSVFSLLPDRFTAMGIQTVGRLDADSEGIILLSNQGDFIHKIESPKKGVLKRYRVTLARPFTEAQKAELLKGVMLKDERRPVLARAIEEEAGSVVITIGEGLYHQVRRMFAAVGNHVETLTRISIGNLELDPTLGKGGWRFLTDAEVASF
- a CDS encoding tRNA-dihydrouridine synthase — its product is MLKNVESLKNGRIPRRVKFKLRDLDVFPNTILSPMDGVTDAPFRRLCRVLSGDRMGLLVSEFVPTDGDAAFRVEGHKQLKFFPEERPFGVQIFGRYPDRMAAAAKKIAEELHPDYIEVNAGCPAPKVAGKGSGSGLLRDLPRLQEILHDVRAALDASATEGHVNLPLTLKCRIGWDSDSINVMETLKIAEGEGVEMLTVHGRTRLQGYNGLADWDWIGKVAAAAKIPVIGNGDVNSVEVARERIENYSVSGVSIGRGAMHNPWIFGQIADAWEGKPARVMTATEALDVFPLYYRFKMEDGVTELGALGRLKQLAARLCKGFSESAMDIRQTLLRSGTAGEFFDNLESLREGVARDLVFEPERLVNLNGAKETELKFGDQFAGR
- a CDS encoding HU family DNA-binding protein, coding for MPNITKQYLIQEIAKSTGFVRNDIKTVVEQFLGLVGEKLIDGNTIEIRGFGTFACKPRKARPARNPRTGETVLIEERMVPTFKFSNDIKDKINGFDTILADAEVDTEASEPVVVDAPTDTESR
- a CDS encoding glycoside hydrolase family 44 protein — protein: MIRAIELISLAILAAATVPGFAAQNVITVDDTQPGIVISKDHMMGADLAIWNPPSRYDDMKDALVDGGYNFFRFPNGSLSNDYHWNGIGKYDETGVWVADETKWARGFLGETIYRGTTKDNWGFVRRSHLSDGDSSTIWWGEILDPADPPWVVIEFREKKALDSIAIDWGKLRPKAFELAYWTEDYAPYPGVHQNLENKLKPVGTVKVAGSTSKYKFADVRARYLAVRFKTQDLPSAGVQISEMRLYGEGSDLLSGNEYKFFAMSTRKGDRARTDWTDIKWDFETFMDYMKAFPNYGATEGEAAKLAPRAVICVNAGTGNVKEAVAWLRYANKVKKYNIKNWQIGNELDGEWEESGPLSARQYATRFLEYARALKSEDPTILIHGPLFSTHKMREKGAGLLDGNFWMAEFLRIVGEAEKKDGKRYLDVLDMHTYPYWAPDNLNPADMLKASLDVGHNLDTLDSWMKQYLEGERRIFLSEFSTSVQGSQWWMDYPQAAGVANIFAQYAVRFGNRLQVLPWDAFGSIFKGPDETWGTISMTALLKEGSWNRWKSLEPTAEYFGVYMMFKRFLEDGFAVVPAASTTENVKAYAISKGDSARVLLVNMTDAPQVVQVDRKSGANDLVRTEVDVFGADQFKWQGDQKDAFPYPKMGPSGRRINPSKSRDVTVPAFGVAVVQINPRAAAVAEPQVVAAALEKKVLLVGDTLDIFMTATQENGQLTGGMLQIPDWGKAGGTFTKYITPDDGLWNASIESFHVKVAVPEGTRLAAREAKVTLSAMGKKSITYKMPFRVRGKYRTTSVMENFDNGTDAVSWFPVVNGDNATSMDGKVFNGNPPLGGYMRHNFVIEQPEGQGWPNYSGAYYVLPEAVKKSVGIVFDYATSHNNPDGYVELQIMSEQVKDYDEFMVRLKNTHGNWVRDTLIWENMSQEGWGKTIPQLDPTQIKNFAFRGRYSGKGFISLDNIYLLQEEGEEVKMPTGLRRLR